The Maylandia zebra isolate NMK-2024a linkage group LG7, Mzebra_GT3a, whole genome shotgun sequence genome contains a region encoding:
- the LOC112430007 gene encoding sterile alpha motif domain-containing protein 3-like, which produces MVAYLFQGSFKKQVKFNQFVSRMKESSVTLTLQTVSPEDWQPSTSSTSISNENTLRLPASFEIPRFPKNLQLKLDNKEPCHKNPRDRHTIIRVLYEAVAQYTMYPTNSEYVQAVKTLVMKYPFLKDREGNGYGPCVQGEDLLSIDAHLKVLQCQCQKMQPDTMVVHNRVQQTFAWRQKEIANGMPVEDVLKKYPFLGMPTGLCNELGWIQPTTGNVSQRFREGLSCVAAKVIDLTQGKTPLYQLYLDAREEALTDDLPDLDTRAALLFLPYVFKEKLDLFVILGEVHPKTPYPTVQLLHEDWKPVFSRSAPNIVKLDGSEVCRSSCIFEGIISSFCLYFVFNLAYPKHLKNTLIFLQKYIVKIDEGEDRPLPITVTRQINLLY; this is translated from the exons ATGGTTGCATACCTTTTCCAAGGATCCTTCAAAAAGCAGGTTAAATTCAACCAATTTGTGTCAAGGATGAAGGAATCTTCAGTGACGCTGACTCTACAGACTGTCTCTCCAGAAGACTGGCAACCATCTACTTCGTCAACTTCAATAAG CAATGAAAATACTTTGAGACTACCAGCCTCTTTTGAAATTCCAAGATTTCCCAAAAATCTCCAACTAAAACTGGACAACAAAGAACCGTGCCATAAAAATCCAAGGGACAGACACACAATAATCAGAGTTCTATATGAAGCTGTGGCACAGTATACTAT GTATCCCACAAATTCTGAATATGTGCAAGCTGTGAAGACGCTGGTAATGAAGTATCCTTTCCTCAAGGATCGTGAGGGAAATGGTTAT GGACCATGCGTCCAAGGAGAGGATTTATTATCCATAGACGCCCACTTAAAGGTCTTACAGTGCCAATGTCAGAAGATGCAACCAGATACCATGGTGGTTCATAACCGTGTGCAGCAAACGTTTGCTTGGCGGCAGAAAGAAATTGCAAATGGTATGCCTGTGGAGGATGTGTTGAAGAAGTACCCCTTCTTAGGGATGCCTACTGGT CTGTGCAACGAACTCGGGTGGATCCAACCAACAACGGGTAATGTAAGCCAGCGATTTCGTGAAGGGCTCTCATGTGTTGCAGCAAAGGTGATTGACCTTACACAAGGGAAAACCCCACTCTACCAGCTCTACCTTGATGCAAGAGAGGAGGCTCTCACTGATGACCTACCgg aTCTTGACACAAGGGCTGCACTTTTATTCCTGCCATACGTCTTCAAGGAGAAACTGGATCTCTTTGTCATACTTGGAGAG GTTCATCCTAAAACCCCCTATCCAACTGTTCAGCTACTTCATGAAGACTGGAAACCAGTGTTCTCCAGAAGCGCTCCAAACATTGTGAAGTTGGATGGCAGTGAAGTGTGCAGAAGCTCGTGTATTTTTGAAGGAATCATCTCTTCTTTCTGCTTGTATTTTGTCTTCAACCTTGCTTATCCAAAACATCTGAAGAACACCCTGATTTTTCTCCAAAAGTACATTGTGAAAATAGATGAGGGTGAGGACCGGCCTCTGCCAATCACAGTCACCAGACAAATAAATCTTCTGTATTGA